Proteins encoded within one genomic window of Solenopsis invicta isolate M01_SB chromosome 10, UNIL_Sinv_3.0, whole genome shotgun sequence:
- the LOC105197646 gene encoding uncharacterized protein KIAA2013 homolog, producing the protein MRTGGMLDGREFGKRVRRLLDGNYSYRKILLIILVCGGLLLYFGPSFAQWLFSSAREPIQAFEDHCMNERLASFYFDAVEYNANILHNPPKENEHSYLPYIGNGVFGVPVSPEAWLYIKHGRALLLPVQWQPLISHPVPKDSSYREATIIHFTNGIVYKYQCLREGYHIEFQYYAHRSLDGILVQTVKLSNPFSLSQEIPLKPQESVHWSNSHIEPIRIQVDGLNHDYSFVSGFVSAPNSNKIIVVSIIYKVPPKTIQVKSHSSVKLEFLSSIQYSEPILSEQYHVERDATKKRAIDLLRKAIARQQRNLREEHVNLWQSYWYTSLKISDSKADGAINGHKINSTMYYVLSQVPRSIYNVEKNVAMNEGCYRGHHTLDAPRLWKDTSTIDAVNEIVEAWLITLEKQGCHHLVTGGPTAVQQAIVLSLGSLRFSNQHLEFNIDPQYLHRDYLFRRISYGNLTHVNISVTVGEDNRAILGVALDKSDSVYFGCDAGCLDAPVSLDQTYTNFPVKLTKPLTAILYITSDHQHMQELRNALHVHEVDDAPAHDHQVMALHKHGHQLGGLPTLFWVSICFLIIVFHLFLCKLICNEYYGHQDRQRVRYNKP; encoded by the exons ATGAGAACGGGCGGTATGCTGGACGGCCGGGAGTTTGGCAAGCGCGTACGTCGCCTCCTAGACGGCAATTATTCGTATCGTAAAATCCTCCTGATCATTCTCGTTTGCGGCGGTCTTTTGCTATACTTTGGTCCATCCTTCGCACAGTGGCTCTTCTCCTCCGCTAGAGAACCTATACAAG CATTTGAAGATCATTGCATGAATGAGAGATTGGCTAGTTTCTACTTTGATGCTGTTGAATATAATGCAAATATTCTACACAATCCTCCTAAGGAGAATGAACATTCTTATCTGCCATACATTGGTAATGGTGTTTTTGGAGTTCCCGTTTCTCCAGAAGCCTGGCTGTATATTAAACATGGAAGAGCACTTTTGCTGCCTGTACAGTGGCAACCATTGATCTCACATCCTGTACCTAAAGATAGCTCTTATCGAGAAGCAACcattattcattttacaaatGGGATTGTTTACAAGTACCAGTGCCTTAGAGAGGGATACCACATAGAATTTCAATATTACGCTCATAGAAGTCTCGATGGGATTTTGGTACAGACTGTAAAACTTTCCAAtccattttctctctctcaagAAATACCATTGAAGCCACAAGAATCCGTTCATTGGAGTAATTCTCACATAGAGCCCATCAG AATTCAGGTCGATGGACTTAATCATGATTACTCTTTCGTGTCTGGATTCGTATCCGCGCCCAACTCCAACAAGATAATAGTTGTATCGATTATTTACAAGGTTCCGCCTAAAACGATACAAGTGAAATCACACAGTTCCGTCAAGTTGGAATTCCTGTCGAGCATTCAATACAGCGAGCCAATTTTGTCCGAACAGTATCACGTGGAACGCGATGCAACTAAAAAGAGAGCTATCGAT TTGTTGAGAAAGGCGATTGCGCGCCAGCAACGAAATCTAAGAGAGGAGCATGTAAATCTTTGGCAAAGTTATTGGTACACGAGTCTGAAAATAAGCGATTCCAAGGCCGATGGTGCTATCAACGGTCACAAGATTAATTCTACCATGTATTACGTATTGTCTCAGGTTCCACGGAGTATTTACAACGTCGAGAAAAATGTTGCTATGAATGAAGGTTGCTATCGGGGTCATCATACCTT AGATGCTCCTCGCTTGTGGAAAGATACCTCGACCATTGACGCCGTCAACGAGATAGTCGAGGCATGGTTGATAACATTAGAAAAGCAAGGTTGCCATCATTTAGTGACCGGAGGTCCCACAGCTGTACAACAAGCGATCGTGCTGAGTCTTGGTAGTTTGAGATTTAGTAATCAACATCTTGAATTTAATATCGATCCTCAGTATCTTCATCGCGATTATTTGTTCAg aCGTATAAGTTATGGAAATTTAACGCATGTAAATATATCGGTAACAGTTGGCGAGGATAATCGCGCGATATTAGGAGTAGCTTTGGATAAAAGTGATAGTGTTTATTTCGGATGTGATGCTGGTTGTTTAGACGCACCAGTTTCTCTCGACCAGACTTATACAAATTTTCCCGTAAAGTTGACGAAACCACTAACCGCGATACTTTACATAACATCCGATCATCAGCACATGCAAGAGCTTCGTAATGCTTTGCACGTGCATGAAGTGGATGATG CACCGGCACACGATCATCAAGTGATGGCTTTGCATAAGCATGGACATCAACTCGGAGGTTTGCCCACATTATTCTGGGTTAGCATATGTTTTCTGATAATTGTGTTCCATTTGTttctatgtaaattaatttgtaacgaATATTACGGTCATCAGGATCGGCAAAGAGTTCGATATAATAAACCGTga